In Terriglobus aquaticus, the genomic window CCAGACGCTCTCCGTTACCACGAGCGCGTCATCATGCTCAGCATCCTCGACGGTCTGTGGAAGGATCACCTCCTCGCCATGGACCACCTGAAGGAAGGCATCGGCCTGCGCGGCTACGCTCAGCAGGACCCGCTCGTCGCCTACAAGCGCGAGAGCTTCGAGATGTTCGAAGCGATGATGACCCGCTTCCAGCAGGACACGCTGCGCAATCTCTTCCGCATGCAGATCCTGGCGCCCAACGGCCAGCCGATCGAAACGCTGGAGCAGTTGCAGCAACTGCAGCAAAGCGCGCAGCAGCAGGCTCCGGCCATCATTCCGCCCGCCGCTCCGCAACTTCCTGCTGACCCGTTCCGCGGCGCCCGCGAACAACGCCTGAACGAGCCCGCAACGACCAACGCTGACAACGGCGTAGTCGAGCGGTTCCCCTCGCAGGGTCGTAACGGCCGCCCCACCAGCAACGGCCAGCCCGCCACCGACGCAAACTCCAGCGACGGCGCCTTCGCCCCCAACAAGGGCCGCCGCAGCCAGAAGCCAAAGCGCACCAGCCGTCAGTAGCTGAAGGTGCCGCTAGGTCTGCGGCCGCAAATCACCAAAAAGAACGAAAGGCTCCTCCTGACTTGGGGGAGCCTTTCCGTTATGTTGCCGACAAGACTTACAAGATCCAAGACGTTGACCTCACCGCAGTGCACGCGCTGACCGGGACGAACGGGAAGGCTACCCGTCCGCAGATGAGCATAGTGGGCGAAGATCCCGGGAGCTATCTCCAGGATGACGAAGTTGCCGTACACACCACGCGCGGTCAGGTTACTCTCGTCCTTATTCGCATGCATGGGCCTTCGTCTGGCTGTCCGTCTCGAGCGTCGCGGACCAGCAGAGCACTGCTGCCAAAGCGCCTTTCACCAGTCCATCTCGCACGCCGTGCCGCCTCCTGAAAACGTTCCAATGTGCAGCGTTTGAGAGGTGCCGATCAAACTTGTGCTTCAAGATATTGGACAAAATCTGGATCTGCCTTGAGCAGTTTCAGAAGTGGAAGGATCACCTTGGGGCCATTCGCGCTATTGGTAAACACAATCACTCCGTCGCGGGACCCGGTCCCGAAGAAGCCGAGCGTAAACACACCCTCGTCAATACCCGTGTGCATCAGGAAGGTCTTGCCATGCATTTTGATCACTTCCCATCCGGGTCCAAAGCCCACCTCGTCGGGGCAGAGCTTCGCTAATTTCCCGACACACATCTCCGCCTTACGATCTGTCAGCACGCTTTCTCGAAGCTGTCGAATGGCTGGCGTCTCACCTGCACCGGTCATCAGGCTCTCAACGAAGCTGGCGTACTGTGTCGGCGTTGTATAGACAAGGTCGGCAGCCACAAACTCAGTCGCGATCACAGGCTGAAGCCAGTGCCCATCCTTGTCCGTCGGCTGCGCAATGTTGCCGGCCATCTAAGGGCGCTGTGTATATGCGGTGTGTGACATTCCCGCAGGATCGAACACCAGCGTTTGCGCAAGCCTTTCGAAGGTCTCACCCGTTCTCTTCTCGGCAAAGCGCGCCACGTACTGATAAGCCTCTCCCGAATACCCGAAGCTTGTGCCGGGGTCGCGCACAAAGACCAGTTTGCCCTTGGTCTCACGTCTCCAATTTGCAAAGCCGGTCTGATGGTCGAGTGCAAGCCGAGGGGTAAGCCTCCTTGCTCTGAGATCGTCCGCAAGGTCTGGATCCACCCAGTCCTTGGACATAGGCTCATCCAGCGAAAGTCGACCTTCTGACGCGAGTCGCAGAACGACCTCGGCCGAGATGGGCTTAGACATGGAAGCGATGTTGTAGAGCGTCGTAGTGCTGGTCGTCTTACCGGGGCTCTGCAGGCCGTAGGCTTCTGCGATCGTTGTCTTACCGCCGTTGATCTGCGCGAAAGAGACGCTGGCCACACGCTCCTGCTGAAGCAGGGCGGGGATTGCCTGCTTGCGATCCGCAAGGGGCGCCTGCGCTGCGGTCGCAAGAGCCGCTACAACGAGAGCTACCGCCCCAAGCAATTGCGGGAAGCGACGTTGAATAGGGAAGGCCAAGGTGGAACTCCTGTGCGCCCTACTTGAGCGGTGAGAACACATACGCTTCGCAACCTGCTTTGTTCCCGGAATCCACCAGGGCAGTCACGCTCGCGTAGCTGTTCTCGTCATGCGCTCAGGTGTCTGAGTGTCTCCGCCGCACACAGACTGCAGATAGCGGGAGGAAGATGGGACCGCTTACTTCAAGAGATCGTCCAGCAGCACCCGCGCCTTTGTTGTCAGCGCCAGCGTCGCGGAATAGTCCGCCGCGTTCCACGAATCGGAGGCGGACTTCAGGAACCGGCGCGCCTGCTCGATCTCTCCCGGATGCGACGCCTGCACCGTAGCGTTGATGCCGGCCAGCCGGTCCCGCTCACGCCGCATTGCGTTTGCCGCACCGTCGCGTGTCGCCGCGGGGTCATCCGTCCCCGAAGTCAACTGGCCCAGGTTCACCGCTGCCGCAGGCGCGCTTGTCGCCGTTGTCCCGGGTGTGGGAGCAGCCGGGGTTCCCGCGGGCGGGACGTTGGTCGCGATGGTGGGCGGCGACGGCCGCCGCGTCACCCGGTGCGTCGGCTTTACCGGTTTCACCACTGGGATGCTGCTCCCCACTGTGACTGCGTCCGGCATGTCGCTGGAGCGGTGGCTCGGCGGTGGCACACTCACCATTACCGGACCGGCGTTCGCGGGCGGAGCTATCGCAGGTGCGATGGCACGCACGGCCGCGTGATGGTGACAGCCGGTCAGAAGGCACACCGCCGCGAGCGCAAACCCCCCCAGGACTCCACGCGCTCTCATGCGTGTGCCTCGGTGGTGCTCGCGCGGTTCTGTCTTCCTTTGCCCAGCGGCAGTTCCACTGTGAACAGGGTACCGTGAAGGTCGTTGCCCGGTGTCGTGTTTGACCTAACTTGCACCGTCCCGCCCATCATCTGGACGATGCGCCACGTCATCGCCAGGCCGATGCCGGTCCCCGTGCTCTTGGTCGTGAAGTACAGGTGGAAGATGCGGTCCAAGAGCTCTGGCGGAATGCCGTGCCCGGTGTCGCGCACGCCGATCTGCGCGGATCCGGAGCTCCGCTGCAGGCTCACCGTCAGGGTGCCGCCCTCGGTCATGGCGTCCATTCCATTCAGCACGATGTTCAGCAACGCTTGGTGCAGCAGCTCTCCATCCACATTCGCCGCTAGCCCCGGTTCGCTATCGTCCAGCCGAATCGAGATTCCGCGCTCCGCGGCATCGACTGAGACGAGTTGCAACACCGCATCCACGATTGGGCGCAGTGGCTGCTGCCGCAGCTCCGGCTCCAGCGGCCTGGTGAAGTCCGCCAGCGTCTGCACCACCCGGTCCAGCCGCGACATCTCGCTTGCCAGCACCTCCACATGCCGCGCCGGGTCACCCGCGCCGGGGTTACGCAGCTTGCCGCGCAACAGTTCCAGGTGCAGCACCATCGCGTTGATCGGGTTCTTCACCTCGTGACCCACGCCCGCCGTCAGCCGGCCGATGCTGGCCAGCCGCCGGCCTACCTCGATCTCCTGCTCCACCGCCTGCTGCGCCGCGGAGTTGTGCAGCGTCAGCATCGCCCCGAAGCCCGCGCGGGGCCCGCCCACCGAAACCGGCGGAAACGTCAGCGTCACCTCCACCTGCCGCCCGTCGGGTAGCGTCGAAGCCGCCCGATGCAGCGTTGTGCGCTCCTGCAAAGCAGTGAGCAGCAGGCTGCCCAGGGGCGTGGAGATCGGGAAGATGTGCGCCAGGTACACACCAGCCGACGCATGGCTGCCGTCCGGCAGGAACTGCTGCACGGCGTCGCTCGCCAGCAGGATGGCGCCCGCCGCATTCAGCAGCAACACACCATCCTGCAGCGTGTGAAGCATCTGCGACAGGTTGCTCTGCAGATCGGTCGTCAGTTCCTCTGACCGCCGCATCCGCTCGTCAATGCGGGCAATGCTCGTGTCCGCCTCGCGCAGCGCATCGCGGCGCCGAACCGGCGTTCCGCGCAGGGCAGGCTCGACCACCGGCTCAGGCTCGACGAAAGCGGCCGGCTTCGCCCCGGAATCCTTGCCCAAATCCTCGAGCCGCCGAACAATTCGCTCCAGCGGGCGCAGCGCCAGCGATGACAGCAGCAGCGCCGCCGCAAACGCGGAACCAAGAGCCAGGCTGCCGATCCATGCCGCTTGTTTCAGCCATGGCTCGAGTGCATTCCGCAGCAGCGTCGAGCGAATGCCGATGTGTGCAAACAGGAACGGCTGCCCGTTCCGGCGCAGAGCAAATCCGGCGTCCAGCACCTCCGGCTTGCCAAAGATCAGCGCCAGTTGCGTTCGCAAGGTGCCATGCACCGCGGCATCGAAACTGGCCCGGCGAGGCGGCCGCTGGCCTTCCAGCAACGGATCCGTGGAGACCAGCACGCGTCCATTCGCTCCGGTCACCAGCACGTCCTGCACCGTGGGAGCGTAGCGAACGATCGCTTCCATGTTTTCGCGCAGGGGTGCGTCGGCCTGCAGGGCGTCCGTCACGGCCTGTTCCAGCGCCGCTTCGCCGCCGCTGTTCGCAGCCATCTGTGCTGGCAGGCCGTTGCTCAGCGCCTGCCGCTCGGCCAGTATCAGGCCTTGCCCCAGGGTGGCGTTGGCCGCCGCGGTTGCATCCAGCCGAACCCGCAGTAACTGCACAAAGAAGATGGAAAGCAGCGCCAGCGTCAGCACCGTGGAGAACACGGTCGACGCCAGCACGAGCTTGGTCTTCAGGCGCATCGCCGGCTGTGTTCTCCTCAGCGACCGGCGTCGCTGTTGTATTCCTTCAACTTGTTCTGCAGCGTCTTGGAACTGATCCCCAGGATCTCCGCGGCCCGGGTCTTATTGTTTCGCGTCGCCACCAGCGTCTTCAGGATCAACTGCTTCTCCGCCTCGTCCACGGTGGTGCCCACCGCAACTTCGACAACGTCCGGTGCGCTCATCCCGGGTTGGCTCGTCGGTACAGCAATGCTGGCCGAAATGGGTGGATGCGAAGCCGCCGGTGCCGCCTGGTGCGGCGGCGGAATGTGCCCGGCTTCGCCAAACCCCTCGGGCAGGTGGTGCAGCGCCAGCCGCTCGTTACCTGCCAGGATCACTGCGCGTTCCATGGTGTTGCGCAGCTCGCGCGCATTGCCGGGCCAGGGGTAACTCTGCAACCGGGCTAGCAGTTGCGGTGTAATGCCCGGAACGCTGGTCCCGTGCCGCTGGTTCATGTCGGTCAACATGGCAGCCGCAATCAGCGGGATGTCCTCGGCATGGTCCCGCAGTGCCGGCATCTGGATGTGGAACACGTTCAACCGGTAGTAGAGATCGCCACGCAATTCGCCGCTCGCAACTGCCTGCTGCGGATCCTTGTTGGTCGCGGCGATTACGCGCACATTCACCGGCGTCTCTTCGCGAGCACCGAGCCGCCGCAGCTTGCGATCCTCTAAGACGCGCAGCAGCTTGGCCTGTGTGGCGGCGGGCATCTCGCCGATCTCGTCCAGCAGCAACGTTCCATCTTCGGCCAGTTCGAAGCACCCTGCGCGGCGCTCCTGCGCCCCGGTAAACGCGCCACGCTCGTGCCCAAAAATCTCGCTCTCGATCAGCGTTTCCGGGATCGCCGCGCAGTTCACCGCTACAAACGGCTTGTTCTTGCGCCCGCTGAACTGGTGCAGCGCGCGCGCCGCCAACTCCTTGCCCGTGCCGCTCTCGCCCGTAATCAGCACCGACACGTTCGTGGGCGCAATGCGCTCAATCGTGCGGAATACAGACTGCATCGCCTGCGACCGGCCGACCAGCGGGCCCAGGTGGTCCATGTCGTCCGTGGTCGCAGCACCCGTCGCGGGTCGACCACCCTCCGCGGACGCGGGCGCACTGTCGATCTGCTCGGAAGCATTCTGCAGAATCGTCTTCAGCTTCGCCGGATCGACGGGCTTCTGCAGGTAATCGAACGCGCCCATGCGCATCGCCGTCACTGCGGAGTCGATCGCGCCGTGCGCTGTCAGGATCACGGCCAGAAAGCTCTGCGGCAGCTCGCTCAGCCGGTCCAGCAATTGCAGGCCGTCCATGCGCGGCATCATCAGGTCGCTCACCACAATGTCTGGCGACCAGCGCTGCGCCATGTCAAAGCCTGCAGCACCATCCGCCGCGGCCTCCGTGCGGTAGCCCCACGACGTGATCAGTTCCGCCAGGCCCGCGCGGGCGTTGGCTTCGTCCTCTACGACAAGCACTTTCTTAGGTGGCACGATCTTCCTTTCAATCCTCTGATGCTCGCAGCAACCGGCGGTTTGCGTCACGCGCAACATCGTCGCCCGGGTATGCTGAACAGGTGCTGCCCTACGAAATCTCTCCCGCCGAACTCGCCTCGCTCCAGCGCGAAGGCAAAGCACCCACAGTTGTGGACGTTCGCGAGCCGTGGGAGGTATCCACCGCCTCACTTCCCGGTACCGTCAACATCCCCATGGGCGAGATTCCATCGCGTGCGCACGCCGAACTCGACCCCGACGCTCCCGTCGTCATCCTCTGCCACCACGGCGCACGCTCGCTCAGCGTGACCAACTGGCTGCGGAACCAGGGTTTCGATCAGGCGCAGTCGCTCGCCGGCGGCATCGACCAGTGGTCACTCGAAATCGACCACTCCGTCCCGCGCTACTAACCGGAACGGCTCACCCCCGCACTGCTTTGAAGCGCAGCCGGACGTAGTCCGCCCACCACACCCCTGCGCTGTCGCACAGCACCGGCCGCAACAGCGCAACCACCTCGCGCACCACCGTCTCGCGCGCGTCGTCTGGCAAGTCCTGCAACACACCATTGCGAAACGTCCGCAGCCAGTCCTCCATGCCGCCCGGCAGCCGCGTCGGCCGGGGGATCAGCGCCATACGGTCCACACGAAAGCCAGCACCTTCCAGCAGCGCCGTGTACTCGTCCTTCGACGGGAAGAACGAAGCCGCGTGCTCCTCCGCATCAACGCCGTATGGCCGCAACACGGCCTGCAGCGCCGTTCGAATCGCCGCGATGTTCCCCAGGCCGCCCATCTCCGCCACGAACCGCCCGTCCGGCCGCAACGCCCGAAACACACCGGCCAGCACCTCGCGTTGTGACCGCGTCCAGTGCAGCGCCGCATTCGAAAATACCGCGTCGAACTCACCGGCAAAGGGCAGGGCAGTCATGTCGGCCTGCACCGTGCGTACGCCGCGCGCCTCGGCAGCGGCCAGCATCTGCGGCGACCGGTCGCACCCGATCATCTCCGCTCCGCTCTCTTTCATTCTGTCCGTCAACGCACCATCGCCGCAGCCCAGGTCCAGGATGCGCTCGCCCGATTTCGGCGCCAGCAGTCCCACCACTTCCATCGCCAGGTCCGCGACAAATCGCCCGTTCTCGGCGTATCGCTGCGCATCCCAAGTCTGCCCGCTCATTCCTAACCCTCCATTGCCCGGCTATCCTTAGCTTGACGCGCAACGTGGTCCGGCAGCCACGTGTATGCGCAAAAGGAATGAGGCAAGAAGCATGCTTGAACAGGCGCTGGCATTCGCCGCCACACATCAGGACTCCGCACTGGAAGAACTCAAGGCATTTCTGCGCATCCCCTCCATCTCCACCCTGCCAAACCACGCGCCCGACGTGCGCCGCGCCGCCATCTTCCTGGCCTCCGAGCTTCGCCGCATCGGCATGAGCAACGTAGAGGTCATCCAGACCGCCGGCCACCCGCTCGTCTGCGCAGACAGCCTGCAGGCGCCGGGCAAGCCGACGATTCTCTGCTACGGCCACTACGACGTGCAGCCGCCCGATCCGCTGGACGAGTGGGTCACGCCACCCTTCGAACCCGACGTGCGCAACGGCAACATCTATGCGCGCGGCGCCGTCGACGACAAAGGTCAGCTCTGGATGCACGTGAAGGCGCTCGAAGCCCTGCTGCAGCAGGGGCCGCTACCGGTCAACGTGCGCTTCATTGCGGAAGGCGAAGAAGAGGTGGGAGGCGAGGCGATCGCCGCCTACCTCCGCGAGCACCCGGAAACGCTCCAGGCCGACGTGGCCCTGGTCAGCGACACCGATATGTTCGCGCCCGACCTGCCGACCCTCTGCGTTGGCCTGCGCGGCATGATCTACACCGAAATCGAGGTCCGCGGCGCGCGCACCGACCTCCACAGCGGCATGTACGGCGGCGCTGCCCCGAACCCGTTCTTTGCCTTGGCGCAAATCCTCACCGGCCTCAAGGACGCGGAAGGCCGCATCCTCATCCCCGGCTTCCTCGAAAAGGCGGAAAAGCCCACCGAAGCCGAACTCGCCGCCTGGCAACAGCTCCCCTTCGACGAAGCCGAATACCTGCAACATGAAGTGGGTTCGCCCGCGCTCACCGGGGAACCCGGCTACACCGTCCTCGAGCGCCTCTGGTCGCGCCCCACGCTGGAGGTCCACGGCATGCCCGGCGGCTTCACCGGCGCTGGCGCCAAGACCGTCATCCCCGCCAAGGCCACCACCAAAGTCTCGATGCGTCTCGTCCCGGGCATCACCCCAGCAGACGCCTTCTCCATGCTCCAGAGCGCAGTCGCGAAACTCACCCCGCCCTCGGTCACCAGCGAGGTCCGGCTAATCCACTCCGGCGACCCCGTCGTCGTCTCGACCGACAATCCATTCGTCGCCAGCGCGACCGAAGCGATGCGCCAGGTCTTCCACCGGGACACCGTCTTTGTCCGCGGCGGCGGCTCCATCCCCATCGTCGGCGACTTCCAACGCAACCTCGGTATCCCCACGCTGCTCATGGGCTTCGGCCTGCCCGACGACAACCTGCACGCCCCCAACGAGAAGTTCCACCTCGCCAACTTCTATCGCGGTATCGAATCGCTCATCCGCTTCTTCGTCCTCGCCGGACAGGCATGATCGGCAACCCGGCTGCCGACGTGACGGGCTACGTGCTGGCCGGCGGACGCAGCAGCCGCATGGGCCAGGACAAGGTTTTTGTTGAGATCGACGGCGTGCCGCTCATTCAGCACGCCGTCGCCAAGCTGCAGTCGGTCTGTTGCGACGTCCGCATCCTGAGCGGACCGCTCGATATCAATCGCGACGCTCTGCTCTCGTCCTACGCCCGTCCGGTCCCAGACTCCGGGCCGGAATACGACGGTCCTCTGGCCGCGCTCGCAGCCGCTCTCCGCGACCTCCCGACCCGCTACGCACTTTTGCTCGCCGTCGACCAGCCCCGCATGTCGGTAGACGCGCTCGCCCACCTGGTCGCCTCTGGGGTCGGCGCGCTGGCTCTTGCGGCCTGCTACTCGCAAAACGAAATCCCGGAGTCGCTCCCGCTGCTCGTCTCGCGGGAACTGCTCAGCCCCATCCTCGCCGCACTCGGGGCAGGGCAGCGCCGCCTCCTGGACACCGTTCGGGCCTGCTGCGCCGATCTCGGACAGCCGCTGCTGACCGTCAGCGCCGCCCGGTTCCCGCCCGAAATCTTCCTCAACGTGAACACGCCAGGTGACCTGAAACGCTACAGTGGGCAAACTTCATCGAACCATTCCGCCCGCGCTGCATCTGAAAACAAGAATGGATGACAAGCAGCAGGTTCCGTCTGGCGATGCCGGCCGGAGCGCGGATGCCGCGGCCTCTGGCTCGGCGGAGAGCAACGCGCCCGGTGAACAGTCTGCGTCTGCCGTCCATACCGATGAGAGCAGCGAGCACCTCTACTCGCCCCCGGTCGTCGTAGACGAAGAGGCCCTCAACAAGCCACTCATTGACGAGGTCACGCCGGACGTCGCCCAGGAAATCGGCGAGTTCATGCAGGAGACGGCCGAGCAGAATGTAGAGCCGGAGAACGTAGCCCCCACCTCCAGCTACATTGCTTTCGACAACGTCTGCAAGTCCTTCGGCGACTTCAAAGTTCTGCAAAACGTCAGTTTCTGCGTCAATCACGGCGAAACCCTCTGCATCCTCGGCCGCTCTGGCGTGGGTAAGTCCGTTTCGCTGCAGATGCTCATGGGATTCCTGAAGCCGGACTCCGGCTCCATCAAGGTCGCGGGCGAAGAGATCACCGGCTTCACCGAAACCCAGATGCTCGCCATTCGCCGCAAGGTGACCATGGTGTTCCAGAACGGCGCTCTGTTTGACTCTGTCAGCGTCGGCGAGAACGTTGCGTTCCCTCTGCGGGAAAAGGGCGAACTAGCCGACGAGCAGATCCGCCAGGTGGTCAAGGGCCTCCTCGAAATGGTCGGCGTCGCCGGCATGGATGACCTGCTGCCCAGCGATCTGTCCACCGGGATGAAGCGCTCCGTCGCCATTGCCCGCGCCCTCGCCGCCCAGCCGGAGGCCGTGCTTTACGACGAGCCGACCACCATGGTCGATCCGCTCATGGCGCACCTGCTCGGCGACCTCATCGAGCGGCTGAAGCGCCAGCTCCACCTCACCAGCATCGTCGTTACTCATGACATGCGCTTTGCCCGCAAGTTGGCCGATCGCGTGCTCTTCCTGCACGAGGGCCATGCCCGCTTTTTCGGCACCATGGACGAGTTGGAACATTCCGAAGACGAGGTGTTGCGCGATTTCCTCGCTATGGACGAATTGTTGTATCCCACCTAGCAACTTCCCGTGGCGGAAGGTGTCGTTAGTCCAGAACGGGAGAAATGCAACTTCCGTGGCAGCCTGCGTCACCTCGTCTTCCGGTATGCTCAAGGCAGAGATGTCGCTCTGAGGCGACCCGTCTTTCACGATTCAACCCTTCTCCGCCTGGGTTTCAACTAAGCCTCGCCCGACCGCCCGTGGCGGCCGGCCCGCAGTGAACCTTGGGCGTGACGCATGATGATTCGTGATATAGCGGACCAGGCTTCTTTCGGTGGCTCCACCTTTCGATTAGAGAACACGCGTTCTGCGCCCGGCCTGCTCGGCAAGCCTTCCGTTACCGGCACCGCCTGGGCCGTCCTCGACGTCATCACTGCCCTCATCGCCAGCCTCATAGCTCTTCGCTTTCGCAGCGAAGTGGCTGAAAGCAGTGGCGTACTTGACGCCATTGGCGTGCGGCAACAGCTTTGGGGCGAGTTCGGCCTCTATCTGGCCTGGTTTGCGGTCTGCCTCGTTTTCTTCACCCGCTCCTACGGGCTTTACGGTCCCATCCAAAATCGCAGCGGCCTCCACGAACAGCGCATGACGCTTCAGGCCACGCTGATCAGCGGCCTGATTCTCTGCGGCACCGTCTACCTTTCGCGCGGCGAGGTCGTTTCCCGCATTGTCGTCACCCTCTCTGTTCTTCTTACAGGGGCCATGCTTTGTGCCCGCCGCGCCCTGTGGCGATCCCTGGTCTACAGCCGCTATCGCGACGGCCTTGACACCCGCAGCGTCCTGATCATCGGTTCCGGCCGCGTCGGCCAGGCCCTCCGCAACCACCTGGAATCGCTCCGTCATCTCGGCTTCCGCTTCCGCGGTTTCATCTCCCTCTCCGGCGCGGAAGAAGACAGCCGCGAGCCCGACATCATCGGCAACGTCGGAAACTGTCTTCAACTGGCTCGCGCCCTGTTCGTCGATGAGATCTTCATCTCCGTTCCGGCCGACAAACAACTCGTCATCAACCTGGTGCAAGAGGCCCGCGCTCTCGGCATCGACGTCCGCGTCGTTCCCGACCTCTACGACGGCCTCGCCTGGAACGCTCCCGTCGAATACGTCGGCCAGTTCCCAACCATCCCGCTGCACCGCCGCGAGTTTCCCATCGGTGCGTTCATGCTCAAGCGCGTGCTCGACATCACCGTTTCCAGCGTTGCCCTTCTGCTGCTTTCGCCCATCCTGCTGATCGTCGCCCTCTCCGTGCGCCTGGACTCCGCCGGTCCCATCCTCTACCGTGCCAAGCGGATCGGCCGGAAGGGCCATACCTTCTGCTGCTACAAGTTCCGCACCATGGTTCCAAACGCCGACGCTCTGCGCGAAACCATGGATCACCTGAACGAGCGCAACGGCATCCTCTTCAAAG contains:
- a CDS encoding serine hydrolase domain-containing protein translates to MAGNIAQPTDKDGHWLQPVIATEFVAADLVYTTPTQYASFVESLMTGAGETPAIRQLRESVLTDRKAEMCVGKLAKLCPDEVGFGPGWEVIKMHGKTFLMHTGIDEGVFTLGFFGTGSRDGVIVFTNSANGPKVILPLLKLLKADPDFVQYLEAQV
- a CDS encoding serine hydrolase domain-containing protein, with the translated sequence MAFPIQRRFPQLLGAVALVVAALATAAQAPLADRKQAIPALLQQERVASVSFAQINGGKTTIAEAYGLQSPGKTTSTTTLYNIASMSKPISAEVVLRLASEGRLSLDEPMSKDWVDPDLADDLRARRLTPRLALDHQTGFANWRRETKGKLVFVRDPGTSFGYSGEAYQYVARFAEKRTGETFERLAQTLVFDPAGMSHTAYTQRP
- a CDS encoding two-component system sensor histidine kinase NtrB — its product is MRLKTKLVLASTVFSTVLTLALLSIFFVQLLRVRLDATAAANATLGQGLILAERQALSNGLPAQMAANSGGEAALEQAVTDALQADAPLRENMEAIVRYAPTVQDVLVTGANGRVLVSTDPLLEGQRPPRRASFDAAVHGTLRTQLALIFGKPEVLDAGFALRRNGQPFLFAHIGIRSTLLRNALEPWLKQAAWIGSLALGSAFAAALLLSSLALRPLERIVRRLEDLGKDSGAKPAAFVEPEPVVEPALRGTPVRRRDALREADTSIARIDERMRRSEELTTDLQSNLSQMLHTLQDGVLLLNAAGAILLASDAVQQFLPDGSHASAGVYLAHIFPISTPLGSLLLTALQERTTLHRAASTLPDGRQVEVTLTFPPVSVGGPRAGFGAMLTLHNSAAQQAVEQEIEVGRRLASIGRLTAGVGHEVKNPINAMVLHLELLRGKLRNPGAGDPARHVEVLASEMSRLDRVVQTLADFTRPLEPELRQQPLRPIVDAVLQLVSVDAAERGISIRLDDSEPGLAANVDGELLHQALLNIVLNGMDAMTEGGTLTVSLQRSSGSAQIGVRDTGHGIPPELLDRIFHLYFTTKSTGTGIGLAMTWRIVQMMGGTVQVRSNTTPGNDLHGTLFTVELPLGKGRQNRASTTEAHA
- a CDS encoding sigma-54-dependent transcriptional regulator; this translates as MPPKKVLVVEDEANARAGLAELITSWGYRTEAAADGAAGFDMAQRWSPDIVVSDLMMPRMDGLQLLDRLSELPQSFLAVILTAHGAIDSAVTAMRMGAFDYLQKPVDPAKLKTILQNASEQIDSAPASAEGGRPATGAATTDDMDHLGPLVGRSQAMQSVFRTIERIAPTNVSVLITGESGTGKELAARALHQFSGRKNKPFVAVNCAAIPETLIESEIFGHERGAFTGAQERRAGCFELAEDGTLLLDEIGEMPAATQAKLLRVLEDRKLRRLGAREETPVNVRVIAATNKDPQQAVASGELRGDLYYRLNVFHIQMPALRDHAEDIPLIAAAMLTDMNQRHGTSVPGITPQLLARLQSYPWPGNARELRNTMERAVILAGNERLALHHLPEGFGEAGHIPPPHQAAPAASHPPISASIAVPTSQPGMSAPDVVEVAVGTTVDEAEKQLILKTLVATRNNKTRAAEILGISSKTLQNKLKEYNSDAGR
- a CDS encoding rhodanese-like domain-containing protein → MARSSFQSSDARSNRRFASRATSSPGYAEQVLPYEISPAELASLQREGKAPTVVDVREPWEVSTASLPGTVNIPMGEIPSRAHAELDPDAPVVILCHHGARSLSVTNWLRNQGFDQAQSLAGGIDQWSLEIDHSVPRY
- a CDS encoding class I SAM-dependent methyltransferase; translation: MSGQTWDAQRYAENGRFVADLAMEVVGLLAPKSGERILDLGCGDGALTDRMKESGAEMIGCDRSPQMLAAAEARGVRTVQADMTALPFAGEFDAVFSNAALHWTRSQREVLAGVFRALRPDGRFVAEMGGLGNIAAIRTALQAVLRPYGVDAEEHAASFFPSKDEYTALLEGAGFRVDRMALIPRPTRLPGGMEDWLRTFRNGVLQDLPDDARETVVREVVALLRPVLCDSAGVWWADYVRLRFKAVRG
- a CDS encoding dipeptidase; amino-acid sequence: MLEQALAFAATHQDSALEELKAFLRIPSISTLPNHAPDVRRAAIFLASELRRIGMSNVEVIQTAGHPLVCADSLQAPGKPTILCYGHYDVQPPDPLDEWVTPPFEPDVRNGNIYARGAVDDKGQLWMHVKALEALLQQGPLPVNVRFIAEGEEEVGGEAIAAYLREHPETLQADVALVSDTDMFAPDLPTLCVGLRGMIYTEIEVRGARTDLHSGMYGGAAPNPFFALAQILTGLKDAEGRILIPGFLEKAEKPTEAELAAWQQLPFDEAEYLQHEVGSPALTGEPGYTVLERLWSRPTLEVHGMPGGFTGAGAKTVIPAKATTKVSMRLVPGITPADAFSMLQSAVAKLTPPSVTSEVRLIHSGDPVVVSTDNPFVASATEAMRQVFHRDTVFVRGGGSIPIVGDFQRNLGIPTLLMGFGLPDDNLHAPNEKFHLANFYRGIESLIRFFVLAGQA
- the mobA gene encoding molybdenum cofactor guanylyltransferase, whose translation is MIGNPAADVTGYVLAGGRSSRMGQDKVFVEIDGVPLIQHAVAKLQSVCCDVRILSGPLDINRDALLSSYARPVPDSGPEYDGPLAALAAALRDLPTRYALLLAVDQPRMSVDALAHLVASGVGALALAACYSQNEIPESLPLLVSRELLSPILAALGAGQRRLLDTVRACCADLGQPLLTVSAARFPPEIFLNVNTPGDLKRYSGQTSSNHSARAASENKNG
- a CDS encoding ABC transporter ATP-binding protein produces the protein MDDKQQVPSGDAGRSADAAASGSAESNAPGEQSASAVHTDESSEHLYSPPVVVDEEALNKPLIDEVTPDVAQEIGEFMQETAEQNVEPENVAPTSSYIAFDNVCKSFGDFKVLQNVSFCVNHGETLCILGRSGVGKSVSLQMLMGFLKPDSGSIKVAGEEITGFTETQMLAIRRKVTMVFQNGALFDSVSVGENVAFPLREKGELADEQIRQVVKGLLEMVGVAGMDDLLPSDLSTGMKRSVAIARALAAQPEAVLYDEPTTMVDPLMAHLLGDLIERLKRQLHLTSIVVTHDMRFARKLADRVLFLHEGHARFFGTMDELEHSEDEVLRDFLAMDELLYPT
- a CDS encoding sugar transferase, giving the protein MMIRDIADQASFGGSTFRLENTRSAPGLLGKPSVTGTAWAVLDVITALIASLIALRFRSEVAESSGVLDAIGVRQQLWGEFGLYLAWFAVCLVFFTRSYGLYGPIQNRSGLHEQRMTLQATLISGLILCGTVYLSRGEVVSRIVVTLSVLLTGAMLCARRALWRSLVYSRYRDGLDTRSVLIIGSGRVGQALRNHLESLRHLGFRFRGFISLSGAEEDSREPDIIGNVGNCLQLARALFVDEIFISVPADKQLVINLVQEARALGIDVRVVPDLYDGLAWNAPVEYVGQFPTIPLHRREFPIGAFMLKRVLDITVSSVALLLLSPILLIVALSVRLDSAGPILYRAKRIGRKGHTFCCYKFRTMVPNADALRETMDHLNERNGILFKVSNDPRVTRVGRLLRKYSLDELPQLWNVLRGEMSLVGPRPPLAAEVEQYEVSHLRRLDVLPGITGLWQVEARQDPSFDSYISLDTAYVENWSLWLDLKILVRTFSVVLSGTGT